DNA from Candidatus Poribacteria bacterium:
GTTGAACCTCATCAAACAGAACACGGGGCAATCCACATTCACCTTTCCAAAATCGGTTCTGGAAAACCCGGATCAGGTACTTGAAGAATGGATACGGGAATCTTACACCACAAAAGGTTGAGAATAGCAGTCAGCCATCAGCCTTCGGCAGAAATAACCTTAACCATCAACGCGTGCCGTATCAAAATTATCTGTAGACGCGTTGATGGTTAAAACCATAAATCGGAAAGCCACTATAAAAAATTATGAACATCGAACAAAAGAGACCTCAACCGCCCGAACCGTTGGATATTCGGGAAGTCGGTGCACCTATGGACGGAGAACCGCAGATTAGTGACCGACGCCTGTTTTTCCAACTCCATGTCTTTGAGGGATGTTTAGATTCCAGACGCATCATTGAGCCGATTGAAAAGGGAAGTTTAGACGCAGTCGTATACGACGATTTGAACCACCCAACAGGCAGTGGTGTGCTTCTCATTGCCGAAGACCCTGCGATGCTAATGACAGCGTCACGAACCTTACTCTTAAAAGCACAAGAGGTTCCTGACCTTTTGTATCGTTCAGAGATGACTATGACAGGTCGAACCTATTCAAGCGGTAGAGAACCCAATCTGGAAGAGTGGCTTCTCAATAAACCGCGTCAAAATGTTCTCAATCCTGACTTGCCGTGGGCGATTTGGTATCCCTTGCGCCGAAAACCTGAATTCTACCGCCTTGAACACCGTGAGCGCGGAAGAATTTTAGGTGAACACGCTATGCTCGGTCGCAGTTACGCCAGTGAGGGATATGCCAGCGACATCCGACTCGCATGCTTCGGATTAGATACAAACGACAATGAATTTGTTATCGGTTTAGTCGGTCCTGAACTATACCCGCTATCACGTTTGATACAGGATATGCGGCAAACGGAGCAAACGACCAAATACATTGAATCGCTCGGTCCGTTCTTTGTAGGGAAGGTTCGGAAGCAATTTTCAATGAGGCACCAAGCGTGACGGAAAGAGATTTCACCATACCGCAAGGAAAATTAAAAAAGAATAAACATTATAAAATTTACTAAGGTGCGTAAGCCCAAGCATCGCGCCGGGCTGGATATACGGAAGTAAGCGATTTGAACAGTTCTTGCTGATCGAACCGCAAGGAAAATTAAAAAAATGAGAAATGTGCTTGCCGTTTGCACAAAAGAACTCTACACATATTTTGTCTCACCGATCGCCTATTTCGTCTGCTTTGTTTTCACAGCGATTTCAGGATTCCTTTTTTCCATCATGCTAATTACCGCAAGCAACAGTGGCGGTACAGGCGGATTCGTGATGGGGACGCTTTTCGGTAATATGGCTATCATCTTGATCTTTTTTACGCCAGTATTGACGATGAGACTCTTTGCAGAAGAACGGAAATCGGGAACAATTGAACTCCTCCTCACCTCCCCAATTACAGATGGACAAGTCGTTCTCGGCAAATTTTTAGCGTGCTGCACACTGGTGCTTATCATGCTCAGTCTGACATTCCTGTTCCCACTCCTCACCCAACGTTTCGGTTATCTCGACAAGGGTCTCCTGTTAAGCGGTTACCTTGGTATTTTTCTAATTAGTTCTTCGCTTCTGGCATTAGGGATGCTGATGTCATCAATGTGCAAGAACCAACTCGTCGCAGCATTGACGAGTTTCGGCATCCTCATAACGTTATGGGTGGTCGGCGCGCTCTCAGCCCGCGGTGGATCCATAGTCCAATTCCTGAGTTACCTGTCGCTATCCGAACACTACCACGACTTTGCCCGTGGTGTCATCCTTTTGAAAGATGTTGTCTACTACCTCAGTTTCACAGGTGTTTGCCTATTTGCGACGTTCAAATCCATCGAATCATCAAAATGGAGGTAGAACATGGAAACTAACAAAGGGATCACGGGTCCGCTCTTCGGTTTTCTCACATTAATTTTCAGTTTTATCGCCATCGCCAGTTGGATTTTCCAAGCATTCCCCATTTTCTGGATTTGCCTGCTGCTTGCACTTGCCTCGTTGGCTATTTTCGCCCGCTTGCAATTTGCCGACTTCATGAATTTCTTTGTTAGTCGCCAAGCGCGTTACGGAGCGAACGTTGCCTTGAGTATCGTTGGCGTTATCGGCATCGCGGTTTTTGTCAATGCTATTGTTATAAACCGGTTCGATAAAAAAGTAGACTTAACGAAGTTGCAGCTTTACACGCTCTCGGAACAAACGCAAACCGTTCTCAAAAATCTTGAGAAAGAAATCCATATAATAGCGTTCTTTAAAGACAGTAACTCACAAGCAGCCCGCGTCAAAGATATGCTGGAATTGTATCAGCGCGAAACCGAATACCTCACTGTCTCATTTAAAGATCCTGAAATTGACATCCAACTCAGCAACAAGTATAATATTCTGTGGGACGGCACAACAATTTTTGAGAGTGGTGAGCGGCTGGAGAAGGTAACCAGCGTTGAGGAACAGAAATTCACGAGTGCAATTCTCAAACTCATCCGCGACGAAACCAAGAAGATTTACTTTCTTGTCGGTCATGAAGAACATGGACTTGATGATTTATTTGATAACGGATATAGTACCGTGCGGACAGAGTTAGAGAATCAGAATTATGCTGCGTTCCCGCTCTCGCTCTTGATAGAACCAGATATCCCGGCGGATTGCGAGGCACTTGTCATTGCGGGTCCAAAAACCGCCTTGACCGCTCATGAAATCAACATAGTGTCGAAATATTTGCGGCGCAACGGAAAGCTGTTCCTGATGCTCGACCCATCGGTAACCTCAGCGGAAGATATCAATAGAGGACTCGTCCGACTTATGAGACGATGGAGTATCACGATAGGAAACGACCTCGTCATCGACAAGACCCAATTTTTTCCATTGTTCGGACCGAAGGCACCGGTTCCAGGTCCCGAATTGCACGAGATTACACGTCCCATGCGAGAACCCGTAGCGTTTCCGTATACGCGTTCTGTGACACCCATAGAAGACAGACCCGCGAGTCTCAGTGTTAAATCCCTCATGAAGACTGTCGGGGGGACACAAGACAGTTGGGGAGAAACACAACGTATCAGTGACGG
Protein-coding regions in this window:
- a CDS encoding GldG family protein, with the translated sequence METNKGITGPLFGFLTLIFSFIAIASWIFQAFPIFWICLLLALASLAIFARLQFADFMNFFVSRQARYGANVALSIVGVIGIAVFVNAIVINRFDKKVDLTKLQLYTLSEQTQTVLKNLEKEIHIIAFFKDSNSQAARVKDMLELYQRETEYLTVSFKDPEIDIQLSNKYNILWDGTTIFESGERLEKVTSVEEQKFTSAILKLIRDETKKIYFLVGHEEHGLDDLFDNGYSTVRTELENQNYAAFPLSLLIEPDIPADCEALVIAGPKTALTAHEINIVSKYLRRNGKLFLMLDPSVTSAEDINRGLVRLMRRWSITIGNDLVIDKTQFFPLFGPKAPVPGPELHEITRPMREPVAFPYTRSVTPIEDRPASLSVKSLMKTVGGTQDSWGETQRISDGTFGEDSTYTTGVDTPPPVSIAVAIEQKADENNSDKTTGGLTRIVVFGDSDFAANALFRAPARDLFLSIINWLTLEEDLIGIRPIDLQGQTLRQMHVQDGRLVQITSVFLMPSIVFIAGLIVWWQRRKGENA
- a CDS encoding ABC transporter permease, giving the protein MRNVLAVCTKELYTYFVSPIAYFVCFVFTAISGFLFSIMLITASNSGGTGGFVMGTLFGNMAIILIFFTPVLTMRLFAEERKSGTIELLLTSPITDGQVVLGKFLACCTLVLIMLSLTFLFPLLTQRFGYLDKGLLLSGYLGIFLISSSLLALGMLMSSMCKNQLVAALTSFGILITLWVVGALSARGGSIVQFLSYLSLSEHYHDFARGVILLKDVVYYLSFTGVCLFATFKSIESSKWR
- a CDS encoding chlorite dismutase family protein → MNIEQKRPQPPEPLDIREVGAPMDGEPQISDRRLFFQLHVFEGCLDSRRIIEPIEKGSLDAVVYDDLNHPTGSGVLLIAEDPAMLMTASRTLLLKAQEVPDLLYRSEMTMTGRTYSSGREPNLEEWLLNKPRQNVLNPDLPWAIWYPLRRKPEFYRLEHRERGRILGEHAMLGRSYASEGYASDIRLACFGLDTNDNEFVIGLVGPELYPLSRLIQDMRQTEQTTKYIESLGPFFVGKVRKQFSMRHQA